In Cervus elaphus chromosome 5, mCerEla1.1, whole genome shotgun sequence, the following proteins share a genomic window:
- the PHB gene encoding prohibitin: MAAKVFESIGKFGLALAVAGGVVNSALYNVDAGHRAVIFDRFRGVQDIVVGEGTHFLIPWVQKPIIFDCRSRPRNVPVITGSKDLQNVNITLRILFRPVASQLPRIFTSIGEDYDERVLPSITTEILKSVVARFDAGELITQRELVSRQVSDDLTERAATFGLILDDVSLTHLTFGKEFTEAVEAKQVAQQEAERARFVVEKAEQQKKAAIISAEGDSKAAELIANSLATAGDGLIELRKLEAAEDIAYQLSRSRNITYLPAGQSVLLQLPQ; the protein is encoded by the exons ATGGCTGCCAAAGTGTTTGAGTCCATTGGCAAGTTTGGTCTTGCCTTAGCCGTTGCAGGAGGCGTGGTGAACTCTGCCTTGTATAATG TGGATGCTGGGCACAGAGCTGTCATCTTTGACCGGTTCCGGGGAGTGCAGGACATTGTCGTAGGAGAAGGGACTCACTTCCTCATCCCTTGGGTACAGAAGCCAATCATATTTGACTGCCGCTCTCGACCACGTAACGTGCCAGTAATCACTGGTAGCAAAG ATTTACAGAATGTCAACATCACCCTGCGCATCCTCTTCCGGCCGGTTGCTAGTCAGCTTCCTCGCATCTTCACCAGCATTGGCGAGGACTACGATGAGCGCGTGCTGCCGTCCATCACTACAGAGATCCTCAAGTCCGTGGTG GCTCGCTTTGATGCTGGAGAACTGATCACCCAGAGAGAGCTGGTCTCCAGACAGGTGAGCGATGACCTCACAGAGCGAGCAGCGACCTTTGGGCTCATCTTGGATGACGTATCCTTG ACGCATCTGACCTTTGGGAAGGAGTTCACAGAAGCGGTGGAAGCCAAacaggtggctcagcaggaagCAGAGAGGGCCAGATTTGTGGTGGAAAAG GCTGAGCAGCAGAAGAAGGCAGCCATCATCTCTGCGGAGGGCGACTCCAAGGCGGCGGAGTTGATCGCCAACTCACTCGCCACTGCAGGCGACGGCCTGATCGAGCTGCGCAAGCTGGAGGCCGCGGAAGACATCGCGTACCAGCTGTCACGCTCGCGGAACATCACCTACCTGCCCGCCGGGCAGTCGGTGCTCCTCCAGCTGCCCCAGTGA